The following are from one region of the Salvelinus fontinalis isolate EN_2023a chromosome 5, ASM2944872v1, whole genome shotgun sequence genome:
- the LOC129855026 gene encoding zona pellucida sperm-binding protein 3-like isoform X2 — protein MALCITFLLLLTFGCSATVQQLYRDAEAWSQAAHAPGRFVPQYRPVQEPARFQPRPVQWPARVQTPMQVQKPFLLSKQTFNEPLTWRYPEDPVKEVQLAIDEQRPLPVPASSVAVQCGENAARVEVKRDLLGIGQLIHPADLTLGGCAVTGEDTSAQVLIFVTELHKCGSTLTMTEDSLVYVFTLRYTPATLGSSPIVRTREVVFWVECHYQRNHDVSSDSVKPTWNPYASTKVAEELLYFSLRLMTDNWQLERPSKEYVLGENINFEASVVQFYHVPLRVFVDNCVATVIPNTNTVPRYAFIENRGCLVDTKLTGSRSQFIPRTMDDTLRFQIEAFRFHVGNTGSLYVTCLLKATTASAPIDYENKACSFSNGWREASKKDQVCGCCDTDCGMRREPDPGFQWEQDISVGPLNIKEKLLD, from the exons ATTTGTTCCACAGTATAGGCCTGTTCAAGAACCAGCCAGATTTCAACCAAGGCCTGTGCAATGGCCCGCCAGGGTCCAGACACCGATGCAAGTTCAAAAACCTTTCCTCCTGTCAAAGCAGACCTTCAATGAGCCTTTGACCTGGAGATATCCTGAAGATCCAGTCAAAGAGGTGCAGTTGGCTATTGATGAGCAGAGACCGCTGCCTGTGCCTGCCAGTAGCGTTGCAGTTCAATGTGGGGAGAATGCTGCTCGTGTGGAAGTCAAGAGAGATCTGCTCGGTATCGGCCAACTCATTCACCCAGCGGATCTTACTTTGGGAGGCTGTGCTGTCACTGGGGAGGATACTTCCGCTCAAGTTCTGATCTTTGTCACTGAGCTGCACAAATGTGGCAGCACTCTGACG ATGACTGAAGATTCACTTGTCTATGTCTTCACACTCCGTTATACACCAGCTACCCTGGGCAGCAGCCCCATTGTTCGGACTAGAGAAGTGGTGTTCTGGGTTGAGTGCCACTATCAAAG AAATCATGATGTGAGCAGTGATTCAGTGAAGCCCACCTGGAATCCCTATGCCTCCACTAAGGTTGCAGAGGAGCTCCTCTACTTCTCCCTGAGGCTAATGACTG ACAACTGGCAGTTGGAGAGACCCAGCAAAGAGTACGTCCTTGGAGAAAATATTAACTTTGAAGCTTCTGTCGTCCAGTTCTACCATGTGCCCCTCCGAGTGTTTGTGGACAACTGTGTAGCCACAGTCATCCCAAACACCAACACTGTCCCAAGATATGCCTTCATCGAGAACCGTGG TTGTCTGGTCGACACCAAGCTGACAGGCTCCAGGTCCCAGTTCATACCTCGCACCATGGATGACACTCTCCGGTTCCAGATAGAAGCCTTTAGGTTTCATGTTGGGAACACTGGCTCA CTATATGTTACCTGCCTCCTGAAAGCCACAACTGCTTCAGCCCCTATTGATTATGAGAACAAGGCTTGTTCCTTCTCGAATGG ATGGCGCGAGGCCAGTAAGAAAGACCAGGTGTGTGGCTGTTGTGACACAGACTGTGGCATGAGAAGGGAACCGGATCCAG GTTTCCAGTGGGAGCAGGACATTTCTGTTGGTCCTCTCAACATAAAGGAAAAGCTTCTTGACTGA
- the LOC129855026 gene encoding zona pellucida sperm-binding protein 3-like isoform X1 gives MALCITFLLLLTFGCSATVQQLYRDAEAWSQAAHAPGRFVPQYRPVQEPARFQPRPVQWPARVQTPMQVQKPFLLSKQTFNEPLTWRYPEDPVKEVQLAIDEQRPLPVPASSVAVQCGENAARVEVKRDLLGIGQLIHPADLTLGGCAVTGEDTSAQVLIFVTELHKCGSTLTMTEDSLVYVFTLRYTPATLGSSPIVRTREVVFWVECHYQRNHDVSSDSVKPTWNPYASTKVAEELLYFSLRLMTDNWQLERPSKEYVLGENINFEASVVQFYHVPLRVFVDNCVATVIPNTNTVPRYAFIENRGCLVDTKLTGSRSQFIPRTMDDTLRFQIEAFRFHVGNTGSLYVTCLLKATTASAPIDYENKACSFSNGRWREASKKDQVCGCCDTDCGMRREPDPGFQWEQDISVGPLNIKEKLLD, from the exons ATTTGTTCCACAGTATAGGCCTGTTCAAGAACCAGCCAGATTTCAACCAAGGCCTGTGCAATGGCCCGCCAGGGTCCAGACACCGATGCAAGTTCAAAAACCTTTCCTCCTGTCAAAGCAGACCTTCAATGAGCCTTTGACCTGGAGATATCCTGAAGATCCAGTCAAAGAGGTGCAGTTGGCTATTGATGAGCAGAGACCGCTGCCTGTGCCTGCCAGTAGCGTTGCAGTTCAATGTGGGGAGAATGCTGCTCGTGTGGAAGTCAAGAGAGATCTGCTCGGTATCGGCCAACTCATTCACCCAGCGGATCTTACTTTGGGAGGCTGTGCTGTCACTGGGGAGGATACTTCCGCTCAAGTTCTGATCTTTGTCACTGAGCTGCACAAATGTGGCAGCACTCTGACG ATGACTGAAGATTCACTTGTCTATGTCTTCACACTCCGTTATACACCAGCTACCCTGGGCAGCAGCCCCATTGTTCGGACTAGAGAAGTGGTGTTCTGGGTTGAGTGCCACTATCAAAG AAATCATGATGTGAGCAGTGATTCAGTGAAGCCCACCTGGAATCCCTATGCCTCCACTAAGGTTGCAGAGGAGCTCCTCTACTTCTCCCTGAGGCTAATGACTG ACAACTGGCAGTTGGAGAGACCCAGCAAAGAGTACGTCCTTGGAGAAAATATTAACTTTGAAGCTTCTGTCGTCCAGTTCTACCATGTGCCCCTCCGAGTGTTTGTGGACAACTGTGTAGCCACAGTCATCCCAAACACCAACACTGTCCCAAGATATGCCTTCATCGAGAACCGTGG TTGTCTGGTCGACACCAAGCTGACAGGCTCCAGGTCCCAGTTCATACCTCGCACCATGGATGACACTCTCCGGTTCCAGATAGAAGCCTTTAGGTTTCATGTTGGGAACACTGGCTCA CTATATGTTACCTGCCTCCTGAAAGCCACAACTGCTTCAGCCCCTATTGATTATGAGAACAAGGCTTGTTCCTTCTCGAATGG TAGATGGCGCGAGGCCAGTAAGAAAGACCAGGTGTGTGGCTGTTGTGACACAGACTGTGGCATGAGAAGGGAACCGGATCCAG GTTTCCAGTGGGAGCAGGACATTTCTGTTGGTCCTCTCAACATAAAGGAAAAGCTTCTTGACTGA